ACTGCCGCCTAAAATGCCGAGTCTTTTGGATTGATTCATTGTCCGCATATTATTGCGGATTTTTTGCGAAAAAAAATAAAAATTTTGCCGAACAAAAACGATTTTGCGGCGTCTATAATTATAGGTGTTTGTAGTTTGTAGTGGTTGGTGCGCCCCCTTTCGTAAGATGGGGGCGCATTTTTTTCGAAAAAATTTCGCGCAAACGCTATTTTTAAATTGTGATTTTGCGCACATTGTGCAAATTAGATTGCGATATACTACATTCAACTTTGCTTTTAATATGAAATTGAAATACGCAATCGGCGTCGATATCGGCGGCACAAACACGAAACTCGGAGTTGTTGACGAAAAGGGAACGGTTCTCAAACGCCACGACTTCAAAACGACCGACTATAAGGACTTTGCCACATACGTCGAAGCGCTCGAACGCGCAATCACATTCCTTACTTCCAACACCGACGGCGACTGTCAGGGCGTGGGTATCGGCGCGCCCAACGGCAACTACTACACGGGCACTATCGAATACGCCCCGAACCTCCCGTTCGGACGGAGCGTCCCGATTGTCGAAACGCTCCGCATGGCTCTCGGCTTCGACACAATCTGCCTGAGCAACGACGCAAATGCGGCGGCTCTGGGCGAAAAAATCTACGGCGGCGGACGCAACCTTTCGCACTTCATAGTAATCACGCTCGGAACGGGCTTAGGCTCCGGCATTATCACCGACGGCAAGCTGCTTCTTGGCGCGGACGGCTTCGCGGGCGAGCTCGGACACGTCTGCGCAGTGCCGAACGGCCGCCTTTGCGGCTGCGGGAAACGCGGCTGCCTCGAAACGTACGCGTCGGCGACGGGCATTAAGCGCACGTTCCTCGAAATGGTCGCAAAATACAACGGCGACTCTGCAATCGCGAACGTTCCGTGGGAAAAGCTCGACGCCCGCGTTATTGAAGACGCAGCCCGCGCCGGCGACAGGGCGGCGGCGGAAACCTATCAAATTACAGGCAGCATACTCGGCCGCGCTTTGGGAGACTTTGTGCACTTCTCGCGTCCGTCGGCGATTTTCCTTTTCGGCGGGCCAGTCAAGAGCGGCGAGCTTATCCTCGAACCCACGCGCATCGCGATGGAAAAGAACCTTATGCCCGTGTTCCGCAACAAGGTAAACGTTCTGCCGTCGGAACTTCCCGAAAGCGACGCCGCAATTCTTGGCGCGTCGGCGATGGTGTGGGCGGCAAACAACGGCGCACACTAAGCCGAATTTTTTTTACACTCCGCAAAACCGCGTCCGAAGGCGCGGTTTTTTTTGCGGGCGGATTGCGCGGCGGCGCGGAGGAATTGCGCGTTCGCGGGTTGCGCGTATCTCCGCAATCTCGGTATTTTTTTCAAAAAAACTTTTGACCGCGCCGCCCGCGCGGGACAATCTTTTGCGCATGGAAAATTTCGAAAAATACGCGCGGCAGACGGCATTGCCCGACTTCGGCGCGGAGGGACAACGGAGGCTTGCCGAATCGAGCGTTGCGCTCGTCGGGGTAGGCGGCGTGGGAAGCGCGGTTTTGCCGCTGATTGTCGGCGCGGGCTTCGGGCGCGTCGCGTTGTTCGATTCGGATACCGTTTCCGCCCACAACCTCCACAGGCAGACGCTCTACGCGGCGGCGCAGGAGGGGCGATTCAAGGCGGAGCTTGCGGCGGAGTCCGCAAAAAGGCTGAACCCCGACGTGCGCGTCGATTTCTTTTGCGAGAAAATTTCGGCGGAGAACTCGGCGGAGATTTTGCGCGAGTCTGCGCTTTGCATAGACGCTACAGACACATTCGAGGCTCGCGCCGAAGTGTCGGCGCTGTGCGCGGCGGCGGGTATCCGCGAGATTGCCGCAAGCGCGGCGGGCTACGTCTCGCAGAATTTCCTTTTCGGCGACGGCTTCTATTTCGGCGACGTTGCGAAATCCGACGGCTCGCCCGCGCCGCGCGGACTGCCGATTTTCCCCGCGGCGGCGCATTTGAGCGGCGTTTGGGCGGCGTCGGCTGCAATCCGCGCGGTCGCCGTAGGCGGCTTCGAAATAGGGCGGTTCTCGATGTTCGACCACGCGGCGTTCAAATATTTTTCGGCAAACATACGCTGACCGCGCCGCGCGTTATCTTCTTGAAAAAAACAAAAAAAACGCTTTCATAAAAGGCAATGAAAATTACCGCAAATTCGAAACAGTACGAAATCGCAGAAAACACGACGGTGGCGGCGTTCATAGAATCCACG
The Opitutia bacterium KCR 482 genome window above contains:
- a CDS encoding ThiF family adenylyltransferase gives rise to the protein MENFEKYARQTALPDFGAEGQRRLAESSVALVGVGGVGSAVLPLIVGAGFGRVALFDSDTVSAHNLHRQTLYAAAQEGRFKAELAAESAKRLNPDVRVDFFCEKISAENSAEILRESALCIDATDTFEARAEVSALCAAAGIREIAASAAGYVSQNFLFGDGFYFGDVAKSDGSPAPRGLPIFPAAAHLSGVWAASAAIRAVAVGGFEIGRFSMFDHAAFKYFSANIR
- a CDS encoding ROK family protein, with product MKLKYAIGVDIGGTNTKLGVVDEKGTVLKRHDFKTTDYKDFATYVEALERAITFLTSNTDGDCQGVGIGAPNGNYYTGTIEYAPNLPFGRSVPIVETLRMALGFDTICLSNDANAAALGEKIYGGGRNLSHFIVITLGTGLGSGIITDGKLLLGADGFAGELGHVCAVPNGRLCGCGKRGCLETYASATGIKRTFLEMVAKYNGDSAIANVPWEKLDARVIEDAARAGDRAAAETYQITGSILGRALGDFVHFSRPSAIFLFGGPVKSGELILEPTRIAMEKNLMPVFRNKVNVLPSELPESDAAILGASAMVWAANNGAH